The Setaria viridis chromosome 6, Setaria_viridis_v4.0, whole genome shotgun sequence genome contains a region encoding:
- the LOC117861389 gene encoding putative germin-like protein 12-4, whose product MASSNFFLLTVLLALAASGAIASDPSPLQDFCVADKDTHVRVNGLPCKDVKDVKVDDFFLAANLDKPGDTTKSKVKSNVTLINAMKLPGLNTLGISMARIDYAPQGQNPPHTHPRATEILTVLEGSLYVGFVTSNPDNKFFSKMLNKGDIFVFPQGLIHFQFNPSYDKPAVAIAALSSQNPGAITISNAVFGSKPPIADDVLAKAFQVDKKVVDWLQAQFWEDNHN is encoded by the exons ATGGCCTCCTCCAACTTCTTTCTTCTCACCGTTCTTCTCGCCTTGGCCGCTTCCGGTGCCATAGCATCGGATCCCAGTCCTCTCCAGGACTTCTGTGTCGCCGACAAAGACACGCATG TACGTGTCAACGGGTTGCCCTGCAAGGATGTGAAGGATGTTAAGGTCGATGACTTCTTCCTAGCAGCCAACCTTGACAAGCCTGGGGACACGACGAAGAGCAAGGTCAAGTCCAACGTCACGTTGATCAATGCGATGAAGCTCCCAGGTCTCAACACCCTCGGCATCTCCATGGCAAGGATTGACTATGCTCCTCAAGGACAGAACCCTCCACACACTCACCCCCGTGCCACGGAGATCCTAACAGTTCTTGAAGGTTCACTCTACGTTGGTTTTGTCACGTCTAACCCGGACAACAAGTTTTTCAGTAAGATGCTCAACAAGGGAGACATTTTTGTGTTCCCGCAAGGCCTGATCCACTTTCAGTTCAATCCAAGTTATGACAAGCCAGCGGTTGCCATCGCGGCACTAAGCAGCCAGAACCCTGGGGCTATTACCATTTCTAATGCAGTGTTTGGGTCGAAACCACCGATTGCGGATGATGTTCTTGCCAAGGCGTTTCAGGTGGACAAGAAGGTTGTGGATTGGCTCCAAGCTCAATTTTGGGAGGACAACCACAACTAA
- the LOC117861404 gene encoding germin-like protein 12-2, with amino-acid sequence MASSTTFLVLTALLALLSWQAIASDPSPLQDFCVADKDSHVRVNGFVCKDPKDVKADDFFLAANLDKPRDTTVSKVGSNVTLINVMRIPGLNTLGISLARIDYAPLGENPPHTHPRATEILTVLEGTLYVGFVTSNQDNNKLFTKTLNKGDVFVFPEGLIHFQFNPCPDKPAVAIAALSSQNPGAITIANAVFGSKPPISDDVLAKAFQVEKKTVDWLQAQFWSDNHN; translated from the exons atggcctcctccaccacctttCTTGTTCTGACCGCTCTTCTTGCACTGCTCTCATGGCAAGCGATTGCTTCGGACCCAAGCCCTCTGCAGGATTTCTGCGTTGCTGACAAGGATTCTCATG TGCGTGTCAATGGATTTGTGTGCAAAGACCCGAAGGACGTCAAGGCAGATGACTTCTTCCTAGCAGCCAACCTCGACAAGCCAAGGGACACGACAGTTAGCAAGGTTGGGTCCAATGTGACCTTGATCAATGTCATGCGGATCCCTGGCCTCAACACCCTTGGAATCTCCCTAGCACGCATTGACTACGCTCCACTAGGCGAAAACCCTCCTCACACACACCCTCGTGCTACTGAGATCCTAACAGTTTTGGAAGGCACACTCTATGTGGGATTCGTGACATCGAACCAAGATAACAACAAGCTGTTCACCAAAACACTCAACAAGGGTGATGTGTTCGTATTCCCAGAAGGGCTCATCCACTTCCAATTCAACCCTTGCCCCGACAAGCCAGCAGTTGCAATTGCTGCACTTAGTAGCCAGAACCCTGGTGCTATTACCATTGCCAATGCTGTTTTCGGATCAAAGCCACCGATCTCAGATGACGTCCTAGCCAAGGCATTTCAAGTGGAGAAGAAGACTGTAGACTGGCTCCAAGCTCAGTTCTGGAGTGACAACCACAACTAA
- the LOC117860774 gene encoding fatty acid desaturase 4-like 1, chloroplastic has protein sequence MHRRHTALHVLKHRAQNSLMSSSASAPLSQAESATRTTPTMSSTAASNDVIPDEQRSTWPQRAWTLAGSAAILASFLTTARLVGASGSAGADLLAAAMAAFAGYSLADLAAGVYHWFIDNYGGAGTPILGAQIVAFQDHHLHPSAITRLEPCNNLHVVAGAVAVALPAAGAALSAARAPAAAHACACAFAACVMLSVQIHAWAHERRPSRLPPGVAALQAAGVLVSLPQHAEHHRPPYNTNYCTVSGMWNRVLDGCKVFEALEKVIYLATGVKPRSWRGDEDVK, from the coding sequence ATGCATAGACGACATACTGCGCTGCACGTTCTCAAGCATCGAGCTCAAAACTCGTTAATGTCGAGTTCTGCGTCGGCACCGCTGAGCCAGGCTGAGTCGGCAACTCGGACGACGCCGACAATGTCGTCGACTGCTGCGTCCAACGACGTTATTCCGGACGAGCAGCGGTCGACGTGGCCGCAGCGCGCGTGGACGCTGGCCGGCTCGGCAGCCATCCTCGCCTCCTTCCTCACGACAGCGCGCCTCGTCGGGGCCTCCggctccgccggcgccgacctgctcgccgcggcgatggcggccttCGCCGGCTACTCcctcgccgacctcgccgcggGGGTGTACCACTGGTTCATCGACAACTACGGTGGCGCGGGTACACCCATCCTCGGCGCGCAGATCGTCGCGTTCCaggaccaccacctccacccctCCGCCATCACGCGCCTGGAGCCCTGCAACAACCTGCACGTGGtcgccggcgcggtggcggtcgcgctgccggccgccggcgccgcgctctccgccgcgcgcgcccccgcggcggcgcacgcgtgCGCCTGCGCGTTCGCGGCGTGCGTCATGCTGAGCGTGCAGATCCACGCGTGGGCGCACGAGAGGCGGCCGTCGAGGCTGCCGCCCGGCGTCGCGGCGCTGCAGGCCGCCGGCGTGCTCGTGTCGCTGCCGCAGCACGCCGAGCACCACCGCCCGCCGTACAACACCAACTACTGCACCGTCAGCGGCATGTGGAACCGGGTGCTCGACGGATGCAAGGTGTTCGAGGCCCTGGAGAAGGTGATCTACCTTGCTACAGGTGTCAAGCCGCGGTCGTGGCGTGGGGATGAAGATGTGAAATAA
- the LOC117860181 gene encoding fatty acid desaturase 4-like 1, chloroplastic gives MHRRHTALHVLKHRAQNSLMSSSASAPLSQAESATRTTPTMSSTAASNDVIPDELRSTWPQRAWTLAGSAAILASFLTTARLVGVSGSAGPDLLAAAMAAFAGYSLADLATGVYHWLIDNYGGAGTPILGAQIAAFQGHHRYPSTITRREPCNNLHALARAAALALVPADAALSAASAPAAAHAFAGAFAACVVLSQQFHAWAHEKRRRLPPGVEALQAAGVLVSRAQHAAHHRQPYNTNYCIVSGMWNGVLDRYRVFEALEMVVFLRTSVRPRSWDETDASWMEVAGDDVAATAAAGDDGLLQTASSISSD, from the coding sequence ATGCATAGACGACATACTGCGCTGCACGTTCTCAAGCATCGAGCTCAAAACTCGTTAATGTCGAGTTCTGCGTCGGCACCGCTGAGCCAGGCTGAGTCGGCAACTCGGACGACGCCGACAATGTCGTCGACTGCTGCGTCCAACGACGTTATTCCGGACGAGCTGCGGTCGACGTGGCCGCAGCGCGCGTGGACGCTGGCCGGCTCGGCAGCCATCCTCGCCTCCTTCCTCACGACAGCGCGCCTCGTCGGGGTCTCCGGCTCCGCCGGCCCCGACCTGCTcgccgcggcgatggcggccttCGCCGGCTACTCCCTCGCCGACCTCGCCACGGGGGTGTACCACTGGCTCATCGACAACTACGGCGGCGCGGGTACACCCATCCTCGGCGCGCAGATCGCCGCGTTCCAGGGCCACCACCGCTACCCGTCCACCATCACCCGCCGGGAGCCCTGCAACAACCTGCACGccctcgcgcgcgccgccgcgctcgcgctggtccccgccgacgccgcgctctccgccgcgtccgcgcccgcggcggcgcacgccTTCGCCGGCGCGTTCGCGGCCTGCGTCGTGCTCAGCCAGCAGTTCCACGCGTGGGCGCACGAGaagcgccgccggctgccgcccgGCGTCGAGGCGCTGCAGGCCGCCGGCGTGCTCGTGTCGCGGGCGCAGCACGCCGCGCACCACCGCCAGCCGTACAACACCAACTACTGCATCGTCAGCGGCATGTGGAACGGGGTGCTGGACAGGTACAGGGTGTTCGAGGCGCTCGAGATGGTCGTCTTCCTCCGCACCAGCGTCCGGCCGCGGTCGTGGGACGAAACCGACGCCTCGTGGATGGAGGTTGCCGGAGACGATGTGgccgccacagccgccgccggtgacgatGGCTTGTTGCAGACGGCGTCGAGCATCAGCTCTGACTGA
- the LOC117860775 gene encoding uncharacterized protein: protein MASGIFFVLREPLSSSSLLRFPEPQAPSPPPLRRSSSPLPAAAAPPLSSSPTHRDGVRAPRRAPAAEQHELRRRHGYNAIDTEDGYKIRICHLLNIPRTRDKTLSLQRLEFWKFQYGFLKQWLKLAYPNMKQQNEQSQSASTTNTPRHPIEYWMGKFLSDDGTNPMRYALEENDFLRRVYQQYGCTCYPYNHAYTRTKEDRLRGCGRCVITRHWNVDSCHVNSRMQGNRGWIITPPISISVNESTCSFCPNSKVDDNILATSKIMSVEKECYRRRVGCGQAKEDANIQHENMQSCSSERSSTFIESITKYYNESNCFSV, encoded by the exons ATGGCTTCTGGAATTTTTTTC GTACTCCGTGAGCCGCTATCGTCTTCTTCCCTTCTCCGTTTTCCTGAGCCGCAGgctccgtcaccgccgccgctacgCCGCTCGTCCTCCCctctccccgcggcggcggcgccgccgctctctAGCTCCCCCACTCATAGAGATGGCGTCCGAGCCCCCCGCCGGGCTCCAGCAGCGGAGCAACACGAACTTCGCCGGCGCCATGGCTACAACGCTATAGATACTGAGGATGGTTACAAAATACGGATTTGCCATCTGTTGAACATTCCCCGTACACGTGACAAAACACTGAG TCTCCAGAGGCTAGAGTTTTGGAAG TTCCAGTATGGCTTTCTGAAACAATGGCTTAAGCTTGCTTATCCAAACATGAAGCAGCAGAATGAACAATCGCAATCAGCATCTACTACTAATACGCCAAGGCATCCAATTGAATATTGGATGGGCAAGTTCTTAAGTGACGATGGTACTAATCCAATGAGATATGCTTTGGAAGAGAATGATTTCCTACGCAGGGTATACCAGCAATATGGATGCACGTGCTATCCATA taaccatgcctacacGAGAACCAAGGAAGACCGGCTGCGTGGATGTGGAAGATGTGTTATTACACGGCACTGGAACGTGGACAGTTGCCACGTTAATTCTcgg ATGCAAGGGAATAGGGGATGGATAATCACTCCACCAATCTCTATTTCAGTTAATGAAAGTACATGTTCATTCTGCCCTAACTCAAAAGTAGATGACAACATACTGGCGACATCCAAAATTATGTCAGTTGAGAAGGAATGTTATAGGAGAAGAGTAGGTTGTGGTCAGGCTAAGGAAGATGCTAATATTCAGCATGAGAATATGCAGAGCTGTTCAAGTGAACGTAGTTCAACATTTATTGAATCTATTACAAAGTACTACAATGAATCTAATTGCTTTTCA GTGTAA